A part of Rhopalosiphum maidis isolate BTI-1 chromosome 3, ASM367621v3, whole genome shotgun sequence genomic DNA contains:
- the LOC113557752 gene encoding protein FAM200B-like: MDKFLNSSRKRDNPEVISYIEKKQKIRKYDDSYLNFGFTITVVANVEHPQCVVCLKVMAVESMLPNKMKRHLETVHGNLVNKPRDYFISKLKAMAQQKHIFTKQATIPSKALLSSYKVAWRIAKSKKPHTIAENLILPAAMDMVSIMIGDAAAKQLQNVPLSDNTISRRIQDMAEDINDQLIEKLIG; the protein is encoded by the coding sequence ATGGATAAGTTTTTGAATTCTAGTAGAAAACGTGATAATCCAGAAGTAATTTCATATATtgaaaagaaacaaaaaatcagaaaatatGATGATAGTTATTTGAATTTCGGATTTACTATCACTGTTGTTGCAAACGTAGAACATCCCCAGTGTGTTGTTTGTTTGAAAGTAATGGCTGTAGAAAGTATGCTtccaaataaaatgaaacGCCATTTGGAGACAGTTCATGGAAATTTGGTGAACAAACCACGTGATTAtttcatatcaaaattaaaagctaTGGCtcaacaaaaacatatttttacaaaacaagCTACAATTCCTTCTAAAGCACTACTTTCTTCCTATAAAGTAGCTTGGCGAATAGCAAAGAGTAAAAAACCTCATACTATCGcagaaaatctaattttaccaGCCGCTATGGATATGGTGTCTATTATGATTGGGGATGCTGCTGCTAAACAACTTCAAAATGTGCCATTATCAGATAATACTATTAGTCGTAGAATACAAGATATGGCTGAAGACATCAATGatcaattaattgaaaaactaaTAGGATGA
- the LOC113557751 gene encoding zinc finger BED domain-containing protein 5-like, which produces MERWLKKGTLKRSSQEPEYFAVNSSHIDNHSNNENDTNEITPKYFKKCRKYDESYISLGFMNNNDNPQCVICSKNLPNSSMAPAKMRRHLESVHGELKEKNVEFFIRKRDELLKSINCMVQTTKTVNEKATEASYLVSYQIAQRGEAYTIAESLIKPCAMEMVKCMLDEKSAKEISKIPLSNDTVANRINVLAADIQNELIFRLKSCKFALQMDESTDVAGLAILIVIVRYQHESTLLEDLLLCKSLPTRTTGAEIFDLLNSFLEGNEIPWENYVDICTDGAKAMSGIINGAVQCIKNIAKNCSSSHCMIHRQALAAKKLSVSFKKALDEVVKIINFIKSRPLQNRLFKILCEDMGSVHTSLLLHTEVRWLSRGKILTRIFELRDEVRAFFLEHNFELKDRFLDQMWLLKVAYLSDIFTKINELNFTLQGRHVNVFTAHEKIHAFKKKLDFWKICMSSNEFDCFPTIKCFSKEEEVEINEVFIEEIIQHLTGLSEGFNQYFPNDQQVKYKNELWIKNPFIVNTRPPAMSAKEYETFIEFTSDSSLQEKFKSMPLAEFWCSSKDEYSQLSQKAVLALLPFATTYMCETGFSTYVSTKTKYRNRLDAEPNMLLQLSSIKPNIKNILQNKKQFHASH; this is translated from the coding sequence atGGAGAGATGGCTTAAAAAAGGAACTCTAAAACGTTCCTCTCAAGAACCTGAATATTTTGCGGTGAACTCAAGTCATATTGATAACCATAGTAATAATGAGAATGATACAAATGAAATCAccccaaaatattttaaaaaatgtagaaagTATGATGAAAGTTACATATCATTaggatttatgaataataatgataatcctCAGTGCGTTATTTGCAGCAAAAATCTTCCAAATAGCTCTATGGCTCCAGCTAAAATGCGTCGTCATTTAGAATCTGTTCACGGTGaacttaaagaaaaaaatgtagaattcTTTATTCGAAAGCGTGACgaactattaaaatcaataaactgTATGGTTCAAACCACAAAAACTGTGAATGAAAAAGCAACCGAAGCTTCTTATTTAGTTAGCTATCAGATAGCTCAACGCGGTGAAGCTTACACAATTGCCGAAAGTCTTATAAAACCTTGTGCTATGGAGAtggtaaaatgtatgttagaTGAAAAATCTGCAAAAGAAATATCTAAAATCCCACTATCGAATGACACGGTAGCTAATCGTATCAATGTTTTAGCAGCCGATATACAGAATGAACTTATTTTTCGTCTCAAATCGTGCAAATTTGCATTACAAATGGATGAGTCTACCGATGTAGCTGGGCTTGCAATATTAATTGTCATCGTTAGGTATCAACACGAAAGCACATTATTGGAAGATCTTCTTTTATGCAAATCTCTACCAACACGTACTACTGGAGCTGAAATATTTGATCTTCTAAATTCATTTCTTGAAGGAAATGAAATACCATGGGAAAACTATGTTGATATCTGTACCGATGGAGCAAAGGCTATGAGTGGTATAATTAATGGAGCTGTacagtgtattaaaaatattgcaaaaaaCTGTTCTAGTAGCCACTGTATGATACATAGACAGGCACTCGCTGCAAAAAAGTTATCTGTTAGTTTTAAGAAAGCTCTTGATGAAGTcgtaaaaatcataaacttCATAAAATCTCGGCCTCTTCAAAATCGTTTATTCAAAATCCTATGTGAGGACATGGGAAGTGTACATACTTCTCTTCTCTTACATACCGAGGTCAGGTGGTTATCTCGAGGAAAGATACTAACtcgtatttttgaattaaggGACGAGGTACGTGCTTTTTTTTTGGAACACAATTTCGAATTAAAAGATCGATTTCTTGATCAAATGTGGCTACTTAAAGTCGCCTATTTAagtgatatttttacaaagatCAATGAGCTTAATTTCACACTTCAAGGCAGACACGTAAATGTTTTTACTGCACACGAAAAAATTCATGCTTTTAAGAAAAAGTTAGATTTTTGGAAAATTTGTATGAGCTCCAACGAGTTTGATTGCTTTCCTACAATTAAATGCTTTTCGAAAGAGGAAGAGGTCGAAATTAATGAAGTTTTCATTGAGGAAATTATTCAGCACCTCACTGGATTGAGTGAAGGATTCAACCAGTATTTTCCAAATGACCAACaggtgaaatataaaaatgaactgtGGATTAAAAATCCATTTATTGTCAATACACGACCTCCAGCCATGTCAGCAAAAGAATATGAAACctttattgaatttacatCTGATTCATCGCtgcaagaaaaatttaaatcaatgccATTAGCAGAATTTTGGTGCAGTTCAAAAGATGAATATTCTCAATTGTCACAAAAGGCCGTGTTGGCACTTTTACCATTTGCAACCACGTATATGTGTGAAACGGGGTTCTCTACCTATGTAtcgacaaaaacaaaataccgcAACAGACTTGATGCCGAACctaatatgttattacaacTTTCATCAATAAAGCccaatattaagaatattttacaaaataaaaagcaaTTTCACGCATCtcattaa
- the LOC113557753 gene encoding zinc finger BED domain-containing protein 5-like, translating into MDEGALNDCFPTLYMFLHENNLNLIESIKLVFMEHLSQLIVHFQNYFPEDDQQRNWIKDPFTTDLPSELTITEQEQLIDLYSDSVSKSKFVSLSLPEFWIAMKKQYPIVANKAIRTLIPFASSYLCETGFSALAVIKSKYRGKLNTEKEMRIALSKFTPRFDDLMQQKQAQPSH; encoded by the coding sequence ATGGATGAAGGTGCTTTAAATGACTGTTTTCCCACATTGTATATGTTCcttcatgaaaataatttaaacttgataGAATCTATCAAATTAGTATTCATGGAACACTTATCACAACTTATTGTTCActtccaaaattattttcccGAGGACGATCAACAACGAAATTGGATTAAAGATCCTTTTACTACTGATCTACCGTCAGAATTAACAATTACTGAACAAGAACAACTGATAGACTTGTACTCAGATTCAGTatcaaaatccaaatttgtATCATTATCTTTACCAGAATTTTGGATAGCTATGAAGAAGCAATATCCGATCGTAGCCAATAAGGCTATCAGGACTTTAATTCCATTTGCTTCTTCATACTTATGTGAAACGGGTTTTTCGGCCTTAGCAGTTATCAAAAGTAAATACAGAGGAAAACTAAATACCGAAAAGGAAATGAGAATCGCACTATCAAAATTTACCCCACGATTTGATGATTTAATGCAACAAAAACAAGCACAGCCGtcccattaa
- the LOC113559290 gene encoding uncharacterized protein LOC113559290: protein MKCHVYFTVLDDLFNGLENRFNQETLNLIGAIGRLVELKTEEFDIELISRKFVLNSDELEGELRLLRSLPDFVAGPSNKTIHQWLEKLSISKNFVNVNKALKLFTTIPVTSCSCERAFSKLSLVKTKLRSRMSQERLDAMMLIFVEQELASEINYDEVIDEFKHLHPFDRRLEL, encoded by the coding sequence ATGAAATGTCATGTTTACTTCACTGTATTAGATGATTTGTTTAACGGTCttgaaaatcgatttaatcaggaaacattaaatttaattggtgCAATTGGTCGTTTAGTAGAACTAAAAACTGAAGAATTTGACATTGAATTAATTTCACGGAAGTTTGTACTTAATAGTGACGAATTAGAAGGTGAATTAAGACTTCTACGTTCTTTGCCCGATTTTGTAGCAGGACcatcaaacaaaacaattcaTCAGTGgttagaaaaattatcaattagtaaaaattttgttaatgtaaataaagcGTTGAAACTTTTTACTACCATTCCTGTGACAAGTTGCTCTTGCGAAAGAGCTTTTTCCAAATTAAGTttggtaaaaacaaaattaagaaGCCGCATGTCGCAAGAAAGATTAGATGCAATGATGTTGATATTTGTAGAACAAGAACTAGCatcagaaataaattatgacgaagtaattgatgaatttaaacatttgcATCCTTTTGACCGAAgattagaattataa
- the LOC113557755 gene encoding uncharacterized protein LOC113557755, translating into MHPDTDRPDVRVNESSETLSRLELANPDYTNFSMLSVLLRTRHDSLQTSPPVETTTSETESISSQHAGWRKQGQVKMRSEDGGFNSVVPNTSDVNSTMSKTTGVNRIRRLASDAKMSSDKNTTELADPTQTNNEPKMSALKCLVSLAYPVSLPLQCTRFYFGLFN; encoded by the exons TTCGCGTTAACGAATCATCTGAAACCCTATCCCGTCTGGAGCTGGCCAACCCTGATTACACCAACTTTAGCATGTTGAGTGTGCTGTTACGGACAAGACATGACTCGCTGCAAACATCTCCGCCGGTCGAAACTACCACCTCAGAGACCGAGTCCATTTCTAGCCAGCATGCAGGCTGGAG AAAACAAGGACAAGTTAAAATGAGAAGTGAAGATGGTGGATTCAATTCAGTTGTGCCAAATACCAGTGACGTGAACTCTACCATGTCAAAAACCACCGGGGTAAACAGAATTCGACGCTTGGCATCAGATGCAAAAATGTCATCGGATAAGAATACTACAGAGTTAGCAGACCCGACGCAAACTAATAATGAGCCTAAAATGAGTGCTCTTAAATGCTTAGTGTCTCTTGCGTACCCAGTATCCCTTCCACTGCAATGTACacgattttattttggtttatttaattaa